The sequence below is a genomic window from Methanoculleus sp. 7T.
CGCAGCATCAGCGTCGCGGAGTTTTTCGAGAAGAACAAGCACCTGCTCGGTTTCGACTCCCCGACGCGGGGCATCATCACCACCATCAAGGAGGCGGTGGACAACGCGCTCGACGCATGCGAGGAGGCGGAGGTCCTCCCCGACATCTTTGTCGGCGTGAGAAAAGTCGACGCCGAGGTCTACCGGATAACGGTCGAGGATAACGGCCCGGGCATCGTGCCCGAGAACATCCCCTTCGTCTTCGGGAAACTCCTCTACGGGTCCCGGTTCCACCAGATCCGGCAGAGCCGGGGACAGCAGGGTATCGGGATCTCGGCGGCGGTGCTGTATGCGCAGCTCACCACCGGCACCCCGGCGCTGGTCACCTCCCGGACGGGGGCAAAGGAGAAGGCCCACCGGTTCGAGTTGATGATCAAGACCGAGACCAACGAGCCCGAGATCGTCAGCCACGAGGAGATCGACTGGGACCGGACGCACGGGACGCGGCTCGAGATCCAGTTCAAGAGCACCCTTGCCGCAAAGAAGCGATTGCTCGACTACCTCCGCCTCACCGCAATCGTCAACCCGCACGCGCGGGTCACGGCCGATATCGACGGCGAGGTGACGACGTTTGAGCGGGTGAGTGACGAGGTCCCGCCGTGCCCAAAACCCATCCTTCCCCACCCGCACGGGATCGAGTTCGGGGCGCTCAAAAGGATTGCGGCCGCGAGCACCGGGACCGTCGAGGAGTTCCTCGTCGGCAGTTTCTCCCGGGTTGGCATGAAGACCGCAAACGAGATGATCGGGCTTGCCGGGCTCAAACCCTCCCGGAAGGTGAAGAACCTCAACGCCGATGAGTTGAAGCGGCTCCTTGACGCCATGCAGAGTGTGAAGGTCCCGGCCCCGCCGGCGCAGCAGTGCCTCTCCCCGATAGGGGAGGACCTGATCTGCAAGGGGCTTGAGAAGGAGATCCAACTCGACTTCATCAAGGCCCGCACCCGCCCGAGCGCGGTCTACGGCGGGCACTCGTTCATCATCGAGGCGGCGATCGGCTACGGCGGTAAGATCCCTCAGGAGGGGAGCGCCCAACTCTTCAGGTTTGCAAACCGAGTCCCGCTCCTCTATCAGCAGGGTGCGTGTGCGATAACGAACTGTGTTGCGCAGGTGAACTGGAAGAACTACGGCCTCTCGCAGCAGGGGCTTCCCGCGGGCCCGGCGCTGATCATGGTCCACGTGGCATCCACGAACGTCCCCTTCACCAGCGAGAGCAAGGACGCGGTCGCGTCCATCCCGGAGATCGAGCGTGAGATCGTCCTCGTTCTCCAGGAGCTCGGCCGGGAACTGAAAGCCTACCTCTCCCGCCGGGAGCGGAAGAAGCAGCAGGACGACCGCGCCCGGGCGGTATGCTCCGTCATCCCCGAGATCGCAGCCAAGGTGAGCGAGATCGTGGAACTTCCCCTGGTGGACACCTCTCCGATCGAGGGGAGGATCATGCGGAAGGTCGTGGCGAAGAAACGGACGAGCAACGGGAAGGTCCGTATCGACGTGAACAACTATACTGCCGGGGAGGTCACGCTCGTCCTCTATAACCTCTCCCGCGATGCGGCCGAGGATGCGGACCCCCGGCCGGACTTTGTGGACGACATCGGCGGGGAGTACAATAAGGTCTGGCGGTGCACGCTCGGCGCCGGCGCGGCCTGGCAGGTCGTCTACACAGGGGCGGGCGACGGGACGGTCGACCTCCGCGGCGTGGAGGACGGCATGAAAGTGGTGGTGGATCTCGATGTCTAAACAAGAGATGGATGCGCTTGCAAAGGGGCGGCTGGTGGATATCGCCCGCGGGTGGTATGACCAGATGCGGGACGGCATCGTGCCCTACATCCGGCTCCCGACGCGGACGAAGCAGAATATCGAGTACGACGACGAGAGCGAGGTCTGGAAGTACGGCGACAAG
It includes:
- a CDS encoding DNA topoisomerase VI subunit B, with protein sequence MAIAEDLAKQQRSISVAEFFEKNKHLLGFDSPTRGIITTIKEAVDNALDACEEAEVLPDIFVGVRKVDAEVYRITVEDNGPGIVPENIPFVFGKLLYGSRFHQIRQSRGQQGIGISAAVLYAQLTTGTPALVTSRTGAKEKAHRFELMIKTETNEPEIVSHEEIDWDRTHGTRLEIQFKSTLAAKKRLLDYLRLTAIVNPHARVTADIDGEVTTFERVSDEVPPCPKPILPHPHGIEFGALKRIAAASTGTVEEFLVGSFSRVGMKTANEMIGLAGLKPSRKVKNLNADELKRLLDAMQSVKVPAPPAQQCLSPIGEDLICKGLEKEIQLDFIKARTRPSAVYGGHSFIIEAAIGYGGKIPQEGSAQLFRFANRVPLLYQQGACAITNCVAQVNWKNYGLSQQGLPAGPALIMVHVASTNVPFTSESKDAVASIPEIEREIVLVLQELGRELKAYLSRRERKKQQDDRARAVCSVIPEIAAKVSEIVELPLVDTSPIEGRIMRKVVAKKRTSNGKVRIDVNNYTAGEVTLVLYNLSRDAAEDADPRPDFVDDIGGEYNKVWRCTLGAGAAWQVVYTGAGDGTVDLRGVEDGMKVVVDLDV